A window of the Cannabis sativa cultivar Pink pepper isolate KNU-18-1 chromosome X, ASM2916894v1, whole genome shotgun sequence genome harbors these coding sequences:
- the LOC115709724 gene encoding protein MITOFERRINLIKE 1, chloroplastic: protein MESRISASLGLPSPDPNNHNPNSIHFPNLFTHFAAINTQSPKLFDSLPFASASSAAPRSQNWFKPTTKNSPRVQSLMKSLTVFERAVIGAGAGGIAGAFTYVCLLPLDTIKTKLQTRGASEMYKNAFDAVVKTFQSKGVLGFYSGISAVIVGSTASSAVYFGTCEFGKSFLSKFPKYPSVLIPPTAGAMGNIVSSAIMVPKELITQQMQAGAKGRSWQVLLRIIENDGVLGLYAGYSATLLRNLPAGVLSYSSFEYLKAAVLNKTNQTNLEPFQSVFCGALAGAISASITTPLDVVKTRLMTQVRVGGAPKVASAAMYNGFSNTVKQILMEEGWVGFTRGMGPRVLHSACFSALGYFAFETARLTLLNQYVKQKELQELAFEASPSS from the coding sequence ATGGAATCAAGAATTTCTGCCTCTCTAGGGCTTCCGTCACCGGACCCAAACAACCACAACCCAAACTCAATTCACTTTCCCAATCTCTTCACCCATTTCGCCGCCATTAACACCCAATCCCCCAAGCTTTTCGACTCACTTCCATTCGCCTCCGCCTCATCCGCCGCACCCAGATCTCAAAATTGGTTCAAACCCACCACCAAAAACAGCCCCAGAGTCCAATCCCTAATGAAGAGCCTCACCGTCTTCGAGCGTGCCGTAATAGGCGCCGGCGCCGGCGGCATTGCCGGCGCATTCACCTACGTCTGCCTTCTCCCACTCGACACAATCAAAACAAAGCTCCAGACACGAGGTGCCTCCGAAATGTACAAGAACGCTTTCGACGCCGTCGTTAAAACTTTTCAAAGCAAAGGGGTTTTGGGTTTCTACAGCGGAATCTCCGCCGTGATCGTCGGCTCAACAGCTTCTTCGGCGGTCTATTTCGGTACCTGCGAGTTCGGAAAATCGTTCCTCTCCAAATTCCCTAAATACCCTTCTGTCCTTATTCCTCCGACGGCCGGTGCCATGGGCAATATCGTCTCTTCAGCTATAATGGTCCCCAAAGAGCTAATTACTCAGCAAATGCAAGCCGGAGCAAAAGGCCGGTCTTGGCAAGTTCTATTGAGGATAATCGAAAACGACGGCGTTTTGGGTCTCTACGCAGGGTACTCTGCCACATTGCTGAGGAATTTGCCTGCTGGGGTTCTTAGCTACTCTTCCTTCGAGTATCTTAAAGCTGCAGTCTTGAACAAGACGAATCAGACCAATTTGGAGCCTTTTCAGAGCGTGTTTTGTGGGGCTCTTGCCGGAGCAATCTCGGCTTCGATTACGACTCCGCTTGATGTGGTTAAAACTAGGCTAATGACCCAAGTCCGAGTTGGGGGAGCACCTAAGGTGGCTTCTGCAGCTATGTACAATGGGTTCTCAAATACAGTGAAGCAGATTTTAATGGAGGAAGGTTGGGTTGGGTTCACCAGAGGAATGGGGCCAAGGGTTCTTCACAGTGCTTGTTTTTCAGCATTGGGTTACTTTGCTTTTGAGACTGCTAGGCTTACTTTGCTGAATCAGTATGTAAAACAGAAGGAACTACAAGAGTTGGCTTTTGAGGCTTCTCCCTCCAGTTAA
- the LOC115709733 gene encoding L-type lectin-domain containing receptor kinase S.6, with product MGSFAFVWMMIFLISFSNLHFPTFSHSPNNLTLFGDAFFSNASIVLTQELNSCSSSSLASFNGVGGALYADPIRFVDSETNDTASFSSVFSFSITPSPFCSPGDGISFLIAPDQDSFSSFKGHIGLPRPFVVKDPFFAVEYDTSFDPLLGDVNGNHIGVDLNSVVSVSSVDLTPKGVNLKSGKTIKTWIEYRNPIKMIRIWVGYSAVRPTNPVLVARLDLSQILKEYMYVGFSSSNGQGSSLHVLDKWRFKIYHGSFTIPLDIVEEGDCFVCSPDDEHSATATATHKSEQEKFVLGVGCLVTLVISIIAIVLVVIFKKIQERKIVVINNNTFGANPRIQTRSSVNTNFAAERIQANRVPTRLSLAEIKSATMCFAPNRIVGEGASATVYKGCLPHGPQVAVKRFQRVSGIGSWRNPFTTEFATMVGCLKHKNLIQLQGWCCEGSELVLVYEYMPNGSLDKILHNKTRSAIVLTWTQRQKIAIGVASALTYLHQDCERQIIHRDVKSCNIMLDENFNAKLGDFGLAQVYEHSPGGGGGDHESRNATIPAGTLGYLAPEYVYTGVPSSKTDAYSFGVVVLELVTGKRAVDEDGKSVVDWVWELWGKGIIVDAADVRLRGKVKNEELMRMLVVGLACVHPNHVKRLSVKQAARVLKGEASLPLLPPCKPRFKLRPVNAVPSESSSAAASHTSKTTSNTDPFLTPMSNFG from the coding sequence ATGGGTTCCTTCGCTTTTGTGTGGATGATGATCTTCCTCATCTCCTTCTCCAATCTCCACTTTCCCACCTTTTCTCACTCCCCAAACAACCTCACCCTCTTCGGCGATGCTTTCTTTAGCAACGCTTCCATTGTTCTTACTCAAGAACTCAactcttgttcttcttcttcattggcCTCTTTCAATGGCGTTGGAGGAGCTCTCTACGCAGACCCAATACGCTTCGTCGACTCTGAAACAAACGACACAGCGTCTTTTTCATCGGTCTTCTCCTTCTCCATTACGCCCTCTCCGTTCTGTTCCCCCGGCGACGGCATATCCTTCCTCATAGCTCCCGACCAAGATTCTTTCAGCTCATTCAAAGGCCACATCGGTCTTCCGAGGCCTTTTGTTGTTAAAGATCCCTTCTTTGCTGTTGAGTACGACACAAGCTTCGATCCACTGCTCGGAGACGTTAACGGAAACCACATCGGAGTCGATCTCAACAGTGTCGTTTCAGTCTCCTCCGTCGATTTAACTCCGAAAGGTGTCAACTTGAAAAGTGGGAAAACCATAAAGACTTGGATTGAGTACAGAAACCCAATCAAGATGATTCGTATTTGGGTTGGCTACTCTGCTGTAAGGCCTACCAATCCTGTTCTTGTCGCCAGACTCGATCTTTCTCAGATACTCAAGGAGTATATGTACGTGGGTTTCTCTAGTTCCAATGGCCAAGGCTCTTCTCTCCATGTGCTTGACAAATGGCGTTTCAAGATTTATCACGGCTCATTCACCATTCCTTTGGATATTGTTGAAGAAGGAGATTGCTTTGTTTGCTCTCCAGATGATGAACACTCTGCCACTGCCACTGCCACTCATAAATCGGAACAAGAAAAGTTTGTTCTTGGTGTTGGATGCTTAGTTACTTTGGTAATTTCAATTATAGCCATTGTTCTTGTGGTAATTTTCAAAAAGATTCAGGAAAGAAAGATTGTTGTTATTAACAACAATACTTTTGGTGCTAATCCACGGATTCAAACCAGATCATCAGTGAACACTAATTTTGCTGCTGAGAGGATTCAAGCCAACAGAGTCCCAACAAGATTGTCACTAGCAGAGATCAAATCAGCCACCATGTGTTTTGCTCCAAACCGAATAGTTGGGGAAGGAGCCTCTGCAACTGTCTACAAAGGGTGTCTTCCTCATGGTCCTCAAGTTGCTGTGAAAAGGTTTCAACGTGTGAGTGGGATTGGCAGTTGGCGCAATCCTTTCACCACTGAGTTTGCAACAATGGTTGGTTGCTTAAAGCACAAGAATTTAATCCAACTCCAGGGATGGTGCTGTGAAGGATCTGAATTAGTGCTTGTGTACGAGTACATGCCAAATGGAAGCCTTGACAAAATCCTCCACAACAAAACAAGGTCAGCCATTGTCCTTACATGGACTCAGAGACAGAAAATAGCTATTGGGGTAGCTTCAGCTCTTACTTATCTGCACCAAGATTGTGAGAGACAGATCATCCACAGAGATGTAAAGTCATGTAACATAATGCTGGATGAAAATTTCAATGCCAAACTTGGGGATTTCGGTTTGGCACAAGTGTACGAACACAGTCCTGGTGGTGGGGGTGGTGATCATGAGTCGAGAAATGCCACCATACCAGCAGGAACACTGGGATATCTAGCTCCGGAGTACGTGTACACAGGTGTGCCTAGCTCGAAAACCGATGCGTACAGCTTTGGAGTGGTTGTTTTGGAATTGGTAACAGGGAAGAGGGCAGTGGATGAAGATGGTAAGTCTGTAGTTGATTGGGTGTGGGAGCTGTGGGGGAAGGGAATCATAGTTGATGCTGCTGATGTGAGGCTTAGGGGGAAAGTTAAGAATGAGGAGTTGATGCGGATGTTGGTTGTGGGACTTGCTTGTGTCCATCCCAATCATGTGAAGAGGctaagtgtgaaacaagctgCAAGGGTTCTCAAAGGTGAAGCCTCACTCCCTCTTCTCCCaccatgcaaaccaaggtttaAGCTTCGACCTGTTAATGCTGTTCCCTCTGAATCATCATCTGCTGCTGCATCTCACACCTCTAAGACCACCTCTAACACTGATCCATTTCTTACTCCCATGAGTAATTTTGGATAG